AGCTGCGGAGGCGGCTTTGTTAATGCATTGGCTTGCATTGTGAATGCGGAGGCGGCCTTGTTAATGCATTGGCTTGCATTGCGAATGCAGGGGCGGCCTTGTTAATGCAGCGGCTTGCATTGCGAATGCGGAGGCGGCCTTGTTAATACATTGGCTTGCATTGTGAATGCATCCACCTGCATTATTAATGCATCAACTTGCAAAAATTAACCCATCCTTATATCAAGTTCGGCTAATTACTTACGATATAGTCGGTTTGCTTGGTAATAGGTAATGGCTAATGGGTAATAGGTAATACTCAAAACCAATTACCAATTACCAATTACCAATTACCAATTACCAATTACCAATTCCCAATTCCCAATTCCCAATTCCCAATTCCCAATTACCAATTCCCAATTCCCAATTCCCAATTCCCAATTCCCAATTCCCAATTCCCAATACTTCCACGAGGGTTTGAGGTGCTAGAACTTTCTCCCGTCTGTCCCCTTGGCACCAACTCAGTTGTGGCGACGGTTAACCAAAATAAAGTACTCACCACCATTCGTAATACAGAAGTGACTGCGGATGTAACAAATGTGATGGCGCTGGAGTGTGCAAAGCGGCGACGAGCATTTTCTGCTAAAGGTATACCCGCACATCAGCTAACAAAGTTGTGCGCTAGCCATCGCCTGCTACGCACCCAAGGAATGTCTGGGCCGGCGACATTCCCACATTTTCGTTTGCTGGGTCTGTGTACAGGAGGACGTGACATCGGCTCTGATCAATTTGAAATTGAGTCTCTCACAGAACATCTAGAATTTTATTTTCAGCTTTTTGATGCAGCTAATCAAGTTGGGTTTGCGATCGCAAATGTGCGTGTCACCTTGACCGCATTTGATCAAGTCCGCTACAATACACTGCAAACTTCCGTACTCGAAAAACTCGCCGCCAAATATGCGGGGATCAGTTTTGCTTTTGATCAAGAACGTGAAACTGGACGTGGCTACTATCAAAGTGCTGGATTCCACATCTACGCTTGTGACTCATCGAGAACCGAGTATTTTCTTGTAGATGGTGGATTTACCGATTGGACGCAGAAATTACTGAACAACAAAAAAGAACGATTGCTCATTAGTGGGATCGGAAGTGAGCGGTTTGTGTTTTGCTTTGGATAATAGTATTTTAGATTTTAGATTTTAGATTTTGTATTTTGGATTGGAAATCGCCTTCTCTGTGTGAATTGAGTGAATCTACCTGATTGTATACTTTGCTCAGATAGAGAAAATGTTCACCACTAAATTAAATGTAGAAACGAGCATGTCTATTTTTCAGTTGAGAGTTCGTTGGTTGAGTCAGGTGAATACTATCAATTTGGGTTCTGTAAAATTACGTTTGATAGTTACATTTGCTATCTTTTTTTTAGCAGGAATCACGGCTACTGTGGCAGAAGTCACAAAAGCAGCAAAACCAAATTTTACATTGCAACTCTTACACACTTCTGACCAAGAAGCAGGTGTGCCGGCGTTGCAGGATGCACCAAATTTTTCTGCGGTGCTGAATGCACTTAAAAATCAGGATGCTAATCGTGACGGTAAGCCTGATTATCTTAATACTTTAATTCTCTCCTCTGGTGATGCTTATATTCCCAGCCCCTTCTTATTTGCTAGTGATACAGTATTTGGTGGTCAGGGAAGAGGTGATATCTTAATTCAAAATGCCCTTGGTTTTAATGCGATCGCTTTTGGCAATCACGAATTTGACTTAGGTACTGCTGTTGTTGCGGACTTAATTCAAGCTAATGAAAATTACCCAGGTACACAATTCCCCTATCTCAGCAGCAACTTAGACTTCAGCACTGATCAAGATTTGGCAAAATTAGTTACTGCTGATGGACAAGAAGCAAGTAAAATACCTAACAAAATTGCCCGTAGCACTATCATCACTGTAAATGGTGAAAAAATTGCTGTGGTTGGGGCGACAACTCCCACACTACCAACTATTTCTTCAAGCGGTGGTGTGACAGTGTTACCCAAAAATTTTAATGACAGAAATGCAGCAGACATCGCCGCTTTAGCTGCTGAGATTCAAACTTCTGTTAATACACTGCTGACAAAAAACCCAGAGATTAACAAAGTTATTCTCCTGACACATATGCAGCAAATTGCCATTGAACTCAAGCTGGCCCAATTACTGAAAAAAGTAGATATCATCGTCGCTGGTGGTTCCAATACCTTGTTAGCTGACAAGACAGACCGTCTGCGAGTGGGTGACAAACCTGCTGGAACTTATCCAATTATTCAAAAAGCAGCAGATGGTAATCCCATAGCCGTAGTCAACACCGACGGAAACTATCGCTATGTTGGTCGTTTGGTTGTGGCTTTTGATGGTAATGGAGTGATTATTCCTAAAAGTATTAACCCCAAAATCAGCGGTGCTTACGCTACTGATTCCCAAGGTGTAATAGCTGTCAATGGAAAACCAGACCCCAAAATTGTCGCCATTACAACAGCAATCAAAAAAGTAATTATTGCCCAAGATGGTAAAATTTTCGGGAAAAGCAACGTCTTCCTCAACGGTTTGCGGCGTGATGTCCGCACCCAAGAAACCAACTTAGGAAATCTAGCAGCCGATGCTAATTTAGCGATCGCCAAGAGTTACGATTCTAAAACAGTCATCTCCATCAAAAATGCTGGTAGTATCCGCGATAACATCGGCGTATACACCTTTCCCCCAGGTTCCACTCGTCCAGAAGATGTAATCAGATTACCACCCCAAGCCAACCCTGTAGCAGGTAAAAAAGACGGAGAAATTTCCCAACTTGATATTGCCAATGCACAGCGGTTTAATAATAGTTTGACACTCATCACCTTAACCGCCGCAGAATTACAAACTGTGATTGAACACAGCGTTGCAGCCATCACACCAGGTGCCACACCAGGGAGTTTTCCCCAAGTTGCGGGATTAGCTTTTAGCTTTGACCCAGATTTGCCAGCTGGTAAACGTGTTAAATCATTAGCTATCAAAGACAACAAAGGTAAAATCATCGATGTAGTAATCAAAAATGGCAACTTAGTAGGTGATCCCAATCGCACCTTCCGCACCGTGACTTTAACCTTTTTAGCAACTGGTGGTGATGGTTATCCTTTCCCTAAAACACAACGAGTTGATTTAATATCAAAAGACACTGACCCCAGCAAACGCACCGGCTTAGCCACCTTTGCACCTGATGGTTCTGAACAAGATGCACTTGCAGAATATTTAGCTGCTAACTTCAGACAAACTCCATTTACTCAAAAAGATGTGCCACCAGCGGAAGATACCCGCATTCAAAATCTGAAATATCGTCAAGATGTGGTGTTGTTAAAATAAAAAAACCTAACAATAACTAAACGTGAATTCGACGAACCTTTCCTTCCCAACCTCCCTCTCCTTTTAGGAAAGGGAGGAAGCAACGAAAAATTATGATTTTGGCTCCCCTCTCCGCGTCGGAGAGGGGTTGGGGGAGAGGTCTAAACGGCAATTGTCGAACTCACATTAACTCAATGTAACTAATAATTTTATGCCATTGTTAGAAACATTATCTACGCCTCGCGTAATAGGCGATCGCTTGCGAATTGAACATTTTGATTTGCTTTGCAAAATGCATCAAGACCCCAAAGTTATGGCAACTCTAGCAGGAGTTCGTTCCAATGAAGAAACACAGCTAATTATCCAAGAAAATCTGCAACATTGGGAACGTCACGGTTTTGGTTTATGGGTATTTCGAGACAAAATAGACAATCGTTTTGTTGGTCGTGCCGGTCTTCGCCATGTCCATGTAGAAGGTAAAGATGAAGTAGAGTTAGCTTACGCTTTAATGTCAGAATTTTGGGGTAAAGGATTGGCAACAGAAATAGGTGAAGCCATCTTAAAAGTAGGTTTTGAACAACTAAAGTTACCAGAGGTAGTTTGCTTCACCATGACAACCAATTTCGCATCACAGCGGGTTATGCAAAAGCTAGGATTTCAATACGAACGTGATTTTATCCGCGCCAACTTACCCCATGTATTTTATCGTTTGAAAGTTTCAATTTGACAACTGACCACTGACAACTGACCACTAACAACTGACAACTGACAACTGACAACTGACCACTGACAACTAACAACTGACCACTAACCACTGACAACTGACCACTGACAACCTTATCTTATGATTTGAAAATGCCTATTTATGATTCCATTGGACAAGAATATACAAAAACTCGTATTCCTGACATTCGTATTGTCAATAAATTAATTGAATTGCTCAATCAGCCAAAAGATAGTATTATAGCCGATATTGGGGCTGGTACTGGTGGTTACAGTCGAGCGATCGCTAACCAAGGATATTCTGTTTATGCCATAGAACCTTCAAAAATTATGCGATCGCAGTCCATACAACATCCTCAAGTGAAATGGTTCACTGGCTATGTAGAAACTCTTCCCTTACCAGACAAATCTGTTGATGCAGTCATAAGTATCTTGGCAATTCATCACTTTTCTAATTTAGAAAAAGCCTTTAGTGAAATGCATCGAATTGTGAAATCTGGGGCAATTGTTTTATTGAGCTTTGATATTAGATTTGCTCAAAAAATATGGCTTTACGATTACTTTCCTTGGCTTTGGGAAGATGCACTACGATTTCTCCCCCTCCATGAACAGATAAACCTGATTCAAACAAATACTCAAAGACATGTTGAAGCTTTTCCTTTAATGTTGCCCTATGATTTATCTGATTTGTTTGCCGCAGCAGCTTGGAGACGACCGCAATTGTACCTCAAACCAGAAGTACGTGCGGGAATATCGTCTTTCGCTTTAGCCGATGCGAGTTTAGTTGAACCAGGATTGAAGTCACTCGCCGCAGATTTGAGTAATGGTGAATGGCAAGCAAAGTATGGAGATATCTGCAAAATCACAGAAATTGATCTAGGTTATCGTTTCCTACGCGCAACACTTGATTAGCAGAGGAACTCCAAAAAATCAATTATGCCGATAAATATTGGAAAGTTGGATAAGCCAAAGCACATCTAAATTGCATAATCATATCATGTCCTTTGCTTATTACTTATAATATGTCCGCAGCGAGCGCAACGAAGGGAAGCGAAGCAATCCCAGAGTCTTTGTGATTGCTTCGCTTCCCTCGCAATTGACTTCTAATCAATCGGGCATGATATCATATCAAGTCCGGTTAATTAGTTATGATTACCACAGTCATTGCACCCCACCCCTAACCCCTCCCCGTTCACGGGGAGGGGAGGGAAAGCGTAGCTTTCGCAGGGAGGGGTTCTTCGGTTTTTAGAAGTAATCAATCGGGCATGATATCACTCGTCTTCGCGTAGCATCTAGGTAAGAAGAAGGCCGTTAACCAATAACTGTAATCAGTCATCAGTCATCAGTCATCAGTCATCACAATTAGATATTTTGATTCACGCACTTTTACAACACACGCAAAAAGATTTATACTATTCAAAAAACCTGACACCAATTATGTTGATTATAAATTATTTACTATCCAATCCTTTACCCACAAACTATTCCTAGTGATACTAAGTCGCGAAGAGAAATAGCATCTAGAAATAAGCAAATAACATCTCCCTCATCCCCCCCATCCCCCTCATCCCCCCCATCTCCCTCATCCCCCCCATCCCCCCATTAAATGCAACTCGGCATGAGTAGCTGCACTTAACAAACAGCATTACACAAAACTCAAAACCCATGACAAGAAAAATATTAACAGGACTCAGTTCACAAGCCTACGAACATCCCTTTGATCGCCAGGCTTTAACAGCATTAAAAAAGATGCCTGGTATCTCCTTGCTACTCAAAAAAATCAACGAGTACGGCATCGATCGCCTACTAAGACTGCTAACCCTTGGTAGTGAAATCAAAGTTACGCCTCGGAATTTTCCTCAATTACATCAGACACTTGTAGAAGCTTGCGAAATTCTTGATATTACTCCCCTTCCTGAACTACATCTGTCAAGAGGTCAAGGTCACGTCGATAGTTATAGTATTGGCGTGGAAAAACCCATAGTCGGTATCAATCTAGATGCAATGGAGTGGCTAAGCGCAGATGAATTGATTTACATCTTCGGGCACGAAATTGCTCACATTAAAAGTCAGCATATGATGTATCATCAAATGGCATTTGTGATGCCAGCTTTGAAACATTTGTTAAGCAGTACCACAATGGGATTCGGTGGTTTAGCGGCTAGTGGGTTAGAACTGGCTTTACATAATTGGCGGATGATGGCTGAGTTAACTGCCGATCGCGCGGGTTTGTTGGCTTGTCAAGATATTAACGTAGCAATCAACACACTGCTGAAACTCGCGGGTTTACCAAATGAGTATTTGACTCCTCCTGTAATTGAAGATTTCCTTGTTCAAGCCCGCGAGTTTTCATCTGATAGCTTTGATAATATAGATCAGGTCACAAAAATATTCAGCTATACTGAATACCATCTTTCCTGGGTAGTTATGCGTGCTAGTGAATTGTTGAAATGGATTGACTCAGGAGAATATGATAATTTAATTCAAGATAACAATTTGAAGACACCAGAAGAAACAGAAAAGTGGAATTTTCTCACTTCTTGGTAAGCTAAAACACATTTACTTTGCATAACTAAATTTTCTCAATTCTTCTGGGGTGGGCTGTCCGGCCCACCCAGTATATGTAAATTTTATAAGGATTTATATAAACACTCACAGAGAAAATACTTCCTTTCTTAGCACAAGCAGATCAACAAAATCAGAAAGTAGTTGTACATTGTTCTGATGGAATTGGACGCACTGGACATGTATTAGTTGCATAGTTAGTTAGTGTTCGAGGATTATCAAACAAAGATGCAATAGCCGCTGTTAAAAGAACAGGCAGAAATCGTTATGAAGCTGCGCTAGCTGCCCTATTCAGAGGTAAAAATCCATTAAAAGTTGTTAGATAACTCGAAGCACTTCTTAATAATTGTCGTTTAGTAGTGCGTCGGAAGTAGCATGGTAAAGGTGGCAGAGCTACCGAACAGGCTAAACTCTAAATAGAAGATTAGCGACGATAGTTGATAGACTTACCTAAACAATAATTTTTTCACAACTTTTTCACGTTCAAGTCTTGATTATAAAGCTTGAGATCCACCTTAACCAATAACTTCTGTACAAATTTATCAGTGTATGTAACTAGAATAACTGGTATAATTATACCTGATTTATCAGCTATTGACTCGAATCCTTTCTCAATGAAACGGAAAAAGCTTTAGCCAAGTAACCTGATTTGTACAACAACAAAGGTAGATTAATGAAAAGTTTATTGGTCGGATTGGTAGCTATCTTGGCTTTTGCTCCTAATGCCTATGCGCTAAACATCGTACATGACGAAGCGGTTAACGGCGACTTGTCTAGCGAAAACTTGAACCCAACACAACTAAGCCTGTCAGTTGGCTCCAACCATATCATTGGCTCGACCACTGGCAACCCGAATCTAGACCGAGATTTCTTTTCCTTGACTGTTCCTTCTGGTTATCTACTCAACAAGATTATTCTGGCTAACTATATCGGACTAGATGACGACGGCCCCAATCAAGGATTTTTCGGCGTGCAAGCAGGTTCCAATATTGAAACTGCTACTGTTAATGCAAACACGCCTCCATTACTTGGTGCAGCCTTAATTGGTGCAGCTCCCGGAACACAAGTAGGCGAAAATGTCTTAGACGATTTGGGTGTAGCAAATCCAATCCGGGGAGCTTTTTTTGTTGGCTTCCCTTCCGGCAACCTTAGCGAAGGCACTTACACCTTCTGGGTTCAAGAAACTAAGCGCGGCATACAGAACTACGACCTTGATTTTGTAGTCACGGCAGTACCAGAACCGTCTAATATTCTGGGTATCGGCGCGGCAGTGAGCTTTGCTGCTGTATTGAAACGGAAGAAGAGTTTGCATTTAGCTAGGTTTGGCAAATAATAAGCTAAAGCACATCTAAATTGCATAATCACTAGTTTACTCCTAGGTCGAAGCAAGCTACCCGTAGCCTCTGGGTTAGGAGATGACCGATGACAGTCATCAGTCATCAGTCAACAAAGATTTTCAGCTTTTGTTTCTAAACCAACGCAGCTGTTTTCATAAAATCTGCTTTAGGAACGTCTAGTAACTCTAAAATAGTTGGAGCGATCGCCAGCAGAGATACTTTTTCTTGATGAACTGAGTGAAAAATCTCAAATAGTCACCACGACTGAGGGGAACAGAATCATTTGTGTGTTCTTGGACTTGTTTTTGGACAAATCGGAAGTATGCCCCATGCCCCATACCCTATTCTTTTGTCAAACCAACGATCGCTTTAACCAACAGTTCCGGATCTACTGGTTTGGATATGTGCAATTGAAATCCTGCTGCTAGTGCTTGCTGCTGATTAATTTCTCCAGCATAAGCTGTCAAGGCGATCGCTGGCACATTTCCTCCTTGTTGTGGCGATCGCTTTCTCACTTGACGCATCAGCATATAACCGTCTATTTCTGGCATCCCGATATCACTGATCAAAACATCTGGTATTGACAGAGATAGTGCTTGCAGTGCTTCCTTTGCTGAAGCTACAGCAGTTACTTTCACTCCATACTCTTGCAAAATAAACGATACTAAGTCCCGGATATCCGGTTCATCGTCCACTACTAGAATTTCCATATTTGAAAGTATCCGAGGATGAGGGTTAAAAGGTTGAGGCTGATCATCTTCAAGGTCTACTTGTTCGTTTCTCAACAAAAATGGTAGTCTCACAGTGAAAGTTGCACCCATCCCTTCTCCAGGACTTTCTGCCCAAACTGTTCCCCCATGTAGTTCCACAACCTGACGCACAATTGCTAGTCCTAAACCTAGCCCGCCAAATTTGCGGGTTGTTGTACCATCAGCTTGACGAAAGTAATCGAACACGTAAGGCAGAAAATCCGGGGTAATTCCCTTACCTGTATCGCTGACTGTGATTTGAGCTTGGTAATCAACTTCTGCGACTCGAATTTCTACATGTCCTCCTTTTGGTGTAAACTTGACTGCATTAGATAATAAGTTCCAAACCACTTGCTGAAGGCGATTTGGATCACCCATAACTTGCCCTAAGCTTGGATCAATTATGGTTTGAATTTGAATTGACTTGGCTTCTGCTGCTAGTCGTACCGTATCTATGGCACCTTCTACCACCATCAGCAAGCTGACGGGACAGACATTTAAACTCAATTTTCCTTGGAGAATCCGAGAGACATCTAATAAATCTTCAATTAATTGAGTTTGTAATTTGGCGTTGCGTTCGATGGTTTCTAGGGCGCGGTTAGTAGTTTCTACATCAAATTTGCGTGAACGTAGTAATTTTGACCAACCCATAATGGGGTTGAGTGGGGTTCGCAGTTCATGGGAGAGAACTGCGAGAAACTGATCTTTAATGCGGTTAGCAACCTCTGCTTCTTTACGGGCTGCGCGTTCTCGTTGCAGCAAGCGATCGCGTTCTTGTTCAGCGTGTTTGCGTTCGGTAATATCTAGTACAAAGGCGACTCCATCATTTAGCGAGTCATTCAGCAACGCTACCCCCAAAACAACCGGTACTCGCTTGCCGTTGCGATGGATGTATTCTTTCTCATAAATATGGGAAACACTGGTGGCTTTTACTTCTGTGAGGGCGCGATCGTCCAAATGCTTATACTCGATGGGAGTAAGTTGCCTCCAATTTATTTTACCATTAGCAGTAAATTCATCACGAGTGTAGCCTGCTAGTTGTAAATATGCGTCATTGGCATCGGTAATAAAACCATCCATATTCCAAAAAGCCACTCCCACCAAATTGGACTCGAACAAGCGGCGAAATCTGGCTTCGCTTTCGCGCAATGAATGTTCTACCCGTTTGTGTTCTGTAATATCACGAGAAACAGTAATCACACCCTCAATTTGATCAAAATTTCGTAATGGGGTAAGAATGTATTCATAGTAATGTCTGCCATCTGCCAAAACATATTCACACTCATCCTTAATCGGTTCCCCAGTTGCGATCACAAATTGGCGTTGATTCTCTACCCTATCTATAAAGTCTGTGGGTAAATCCAATTCCCGCACATTTTTACCGATAATATCCTCAACTTTGCAGCCTAGCACAGCAGCGCCACCATGACTAACATATTGATAGCAACCTGTACGATTAATAATAAAAATGTTATCAACAGATGCGGCGAGGATAGCATTTAAAATATTTGCTTGTTCTTGAACCTTAGTTGTCAATTTACGAGTACTTTCTTTTGCCTGCTTGCGGTCTGTAATATCCATACAAACCCCAATCATCCGCACCGCCTGCCCAATATCATCATAAAAAAATTGTCCCTTCGCGAAAATCCAATACACACTTTGGTCTGGCCAAACAATACGAAATTCATCACTATAGTCAGTCTTTTCTTCCAAAGCATGGGTGAGAACTTGTATTACAGATTGCCTGTCTTCTGGGTGAATGTAACTGAGGAAAGCTTCATAATTACCGGGAAAACTGCCTGGTACTAAACCATAAAGCAGTTCATGATTTTCCGACCAAATCACTTTATTGGTGACAATATTCCAGTCCCACAAACCCATGTAGGCAGCATTTAGTGCTAGCCTCAGTTGTTCTGAACTTTCTTGTAAGGCTACCTTGACCTGTTGTCGTTCTATGTCACATCCAGCAACTTGACTATGAAGATTTTCGTCTGTGGATGCTAGTTTTGCTTTTAGTTCTGTTATTTGTTTTTCTAGGGCTGCTTGCCTGAGCTGATATTGCATTTCTGATCGCTCCAACTCTGCAACACGTTGTCGTAGAGCTGCTAATTCATCAGTTAGTTCACAGTTAGTTTTATCAACGTCTGGCATCTGCAATACAACTCATAATAAACAATACCATCTTTTGTGGTATGCATCCAATATATCTGATTGAGTATGAATTTTTTATTTCAAAAATTCAATCTCTCGCAAGGTACAAAAAAGTTTCACCCCAAAGGCATATCTTTACGAGTTGTAATGACTTAGTTACACTTTGGCGATCGCAGAAGAATCTACTTATATCAAGTTCGGCTAATTACTTACGATATAGTCGGTTTGCTTGGTAATAGCTAATAGGTAATGGGTAATGGGTAATAGGTAATACTCAAAACCAATTACCAATTCCCAATTACCGACCTCCACAGATATCATAAGTGTTTAAACAAACATGATATTATCTGTATATCTTAAAAGACTGCGATCGCTCTTGAGTGAAGTTACATTTTTTTTAATCCTTTTCAGCTTTTGACCTTTTCCTCGCAAACAAACTAGTCATACTCAATCCAGTAACCAACAACCCTAATAGTCCCAGTCCGTTTAAAATCGGGTAGATTCCCTGTAAACCGAAGATTTCACCGCGATGAATCTCAAGCAATAGACTACGCGAAACTCCAAGGTTAGCTGACCATTCACCTACTAGCGTAACTGCAATGCCAGTTAATAATGTTACGAAAAGCGGTAAAGCCAGAATAATCGCCAGAGTCCGGTGATACTTGCGAAATGAACGCATTATCCAAAATCTCCAGTGGTAATGATGTTACTTATTTTTTACCCTTTAGAAACAGTGGCGATATTTGTGTCAAGTGTTTGTAATCCCTTAAGAGCCTTCGCTTTATCTTTTGCTTTCAGCGCACCCTTCACTTCAGTTGCAGCATCTTCAATTACATTATAGGTTTTTGAAGATTTAGTTTTGACACCATCTTCAACCTTAGACCAAGCGTTTTCAAACTTATCAAATTCCTGTTGAGCTTTGTCAAAGTTTCCGGCTGACACAGCAGTTTTTGTGTTTGAAACTATACTTTTCAAAGCAGTAAAACCTCCCTGCGTAGCACCAGGAGTTCCAGATACTTTGGTTACTCCAGACGTTTCAGTAGTAGTAGTAGCTTGTTCACCGCTGTTGCACCCTACCAATGTCAGTAAGCCAATTGCACTTATGGAGATGATGTAGATTAAGCGTTTCATAATATCTCTGTGGTAAATAATCTAGTTTAAAACACTTTAGTAATCAATAATGCGACAAAATATAGGCGTTGCTGAATTTGGATATGAAATTTTTAATAAAAATTATTGAATTACTAGTAAAAAAGTATATTTAAAAAAGTATATTTTTGTAATGTAATATTGCCAGTATAAAACAAAGGCGATCGCCTTTCACTAAACCCCGACAATAGGAGTCAACTATACTGCATTGAAGGGCTAGAAGCTGCCGCTGATGGACTTCAGGTGTTGTAAGCCAACAGTAAAGCCGGGGTTCTGTGTCTTTCGTGAAAATCGTCATTTCTTCAGCCGCATAAAAGCTGCACCAATAAATAAGCCTACGATTTGCATCCAATAAGCAAGACTGAATGAATTTACACCAGAAGGGGGAATATTTAAACTGCCGATGCCGTAAAATAACTGTTGTGCAAACCACCAAAATACATAGAAAAAAACTGGCAGTTCAATAGGGATATAGACAACTATTAGCGGCAAAATACTGTCAATTTTAGCCTGGGGGAACTTCATGACGTATGCACCTAAAATAGCTGCGATCGCACCATTTGCTCCAATCAATGGTACTGTTAAATTCGGTTCAGCAATAATTTGTGTTATACCTGTCAAAATACCAGCAGCTAGGTAAAAACCTAGATAAAGTCTAGCACCTAGAACATTTTCTACAGTTTTGCCAAAAACCCACAGAAATAGTAGATTTCCTAAGATTTGGCTAAAACTGCCATGAATAAACATCCCAAAAAGCAACGACAATGAGCGCCAAAAAACAACTATCCAAGCTGCGGGATTGAAGAATGCATTTGTAATTGCCCCATTAATCTGAGCAGGAATTAGACCCCAACTATTAACAAAATACCCTAATTCACCACTTACTTCTAGTTTGAGTTCCCAGAAAAATATAGCAACATTAATACCAATCAACCAATAATTAATAATTGGTTGACTACGAGTGCGAACGTTATCACTAATAGGAATCATTAGTTAGTTGTCAGTTGTTAGTTGTCAGTTGTTAGTTGTCAGTTGTTAGTTGTCAGTTGTCAGTTGTTAGTTGTTAGTTAAGCTGTTCCACATTTAACTTGCATATATTGGGCGGGCGAGACGCCCACCCCACAAGAAATGTACAATTTCAGATTATGCAAACTAGATGTGGTTTAGCTTATCAGTTGTTAGTTGTCAGTTGTTAGTTGTTATTCTCCCCATCTCCCCCATCCCCCCATCTCCCCCATCTCCCCCATCCCCCCATCCCCATCTCCCCACAAACCTGTGGCAAGATTGGAAACAGATTACAACACACCCTAATGGGCAAATGAGATGCTAGGAAACACACTTGTTGGAAGATACCAAATTATTAGCCATTTGGGAGGTGGGGGATTTGGTGAAACTTTTGTCGCAAGTGATACTCACTTGCCGGGATCACCTCAATGTGTTGTCAAGAAACTCAAGCCTCAAGCAAGTGACCCAGTAACTTTAGAAACAGCTAGGCGTTTATTTGATACAGAAGCTCAAGTTCTATATAAATTGGGTATTCACGATCGCATCCCGCAACTTTTAGCTTACTTTGAGGAAAACGCCGAATTTTATCTTGTACAGGAATTCATCGAAGGTCACGATTTAAGTACAGAATTGGTATCAGGAAAAACCTTGAGTCAAATCGAGGTGATTTTGCTATTACAAGAAATCTTAGAAATTTTAGAATTTGTCCATGAACAAAAGGTAATTCACCGCGATATTAATCCGCGAAATATACTCAGACGCCAGCAAGATGGGA
Above is a window of Nostoc sp. UHCC 0702 DNA encoding:
- a CDS encoding methyltransferase domain-containing protein; its protein translation is MPIYDSIGQEYTKTRIPDIRIVNKLIELLNQPKDSIIADIGAGTGGYSRAIANQGYSVYAIEPSKIMRSQSIQHPQVKWFTGYVETLPLPDKSVDAVISILAIHHFSNLEKAFSEMHRIVKSGAIVLLSFDIRFAQKIWLYDYFPWLWEDALRFLPLHEQINLIQTNTQRHVEAFPLMLPYDLSDLFAAAAWRRPQLYLKPEVRAGISSFALADASLVEPGLKSLAADLSNGEWQAKYGDICKITEIDLGYRFLRATLD
- a CDS encoding PEP-CTERM sorting domain-containing protein, translated to MKSLLVGLVAILAFAPNAYALNIVHDEAVNGDLSSENLNPTQLSLSVGSNHIIGSTTGNPNLDRDFFSLTVPSGYLLNKIILANYIGLDDDGPNQGFFGVQAGSNIETATVNANTPPLLGAALIGAAPGTQVGENVLDDLGVANPIRGAFFVGFPSGNLSEGTYTFWVQETKRGIQNYDLDFVVTAVPEPSNILGIGAAVSFAAVLKRKKSLHLARFGK
- a CDS encoding M48 family metallopeptidase, whose protein sequence is MTRKILTGLSSQAYEHPFDRQALTALKKMPGISLLLKKINEYGIDRLLRLLTLGSEIKVTPRNFPQLHQTLVEACEILDITPLPELHLSRGQGHVDSYSIGVEKPIVGINLDAMEWLSADELIYIFGHEIAHIKSQHMMYHQMAFVMPALKHLLSSTTMGFGGLAASGLELALHNWRMMAELTADRAGLLACQDINVAINTLLKLAGLPNEYLTPPVIEDFLVQAREFSSDSFDNIDQVTKIFSYTEYHLSWVVMRASELLKWIDSGEYDNLIQDNNLKTPEETEKWNFLTSW
- a CDS encoding bifunctional metallophosphatase/5'-nucleotidase; this encodes MFTTKLNVETSMSIFQLRVRWLSQVNTINLGSVKLRLIVTFAIFFLAGITATVAEVTKAAKPNFTLQLLHTSDQEAGVPALQDAPNFSAVLNALKNQDANRDGKPDYLNTLILSSGDAYIPSPFLFASDTVFGGQGRGDILIQNALGFNAIAFGNHEFDLGTAVVADLIQANENYPGTQFPYLSSNLDFSTDQDLAKLVTADGQEASKIPNKIARSTIITVNGEKIAVVGATTPTLPTISSSGGVTVLPKNFNDRNAADIAALAAEIQTSVNTLLTKNPEINKVILLTHMQQIAIELKLAQLLKKVDIIVAGGSNTLLADKTDRLRVGDKPAGTYPIIQKAADGNPIAVVNTDGNYRYVGRLVVAFDGNGVIIPKSINPKISGAYATDSQGVIAVNGKPDPKIVAITTAIKKVIIAQDGKIFGKSNVFLNGLRRDVRTQETNLGNLAADANLAIAKSYDSKTVISIKNAGSIRDNIGVYTFPPGSTRPEDVIRLPPQANPVAGKKDGEISQLDIANAQRFNNSLTLITLTAAELQTVIEHSVAAITPGATPGSFPQVAGLAFSFDPDLPAGKRVKSLAIKDNKGKIIDVVIKNGNLVGDPNRTFRTVTLTFLATGGDGYPFPKTQRVDLISKDTDPSKRTGLATFAPDGSEQDALAEYLAANFRQTPFTQKDVPPAEDTRIQNLKYRQDVVLLK
- a CDS encoding GNAT family N-acetyltransferase, whose protein sequence is MPLLETLSTPRVIGDRLRIEHFDLLCKMHQDPKVMATLAGVRSNEETQLIIQENLQHWERHGFGLWVFRDKIDNRFVGRAGLRHVHVEGKDEVELAYALMSEFWGKGLATEIGEAILKVGFEQLKLPEVVCFTMTTNFASQRVMQKLGFQYERDFIRANLPHVFYRLKVSI